The DNA segment atttaattatgtattataatttCTGTTTTACTTACTATATCTTCTTGTTACTGGATTCAGCATATGGATAAGCTTCAGGAGTTTTGGAGTACAATGGATGACATTGACCACTCTCTTTTGGTTTCTGACCTAAGATATCCTCACCGTGCTTTGTCACATCGCCAACTTAATATAAGTATGTGCTTATTTACATAACTGTTCTTTGATGGGTCAGGACCCTTTATGCCAGAACTGATTCCATATGCATTCGCTTTTGTCATAGGCAATGACTGCCATATCATGTTGTGTATAGATGCTAATGATCCGACATCCCTACCAGAGTAAGTGTTCTCTAAGACCACCAGATTTTACAATTATTCCTATCTTTATGAGTTATAAATTGATGTGGAGTTCTTCTAGCTGTCGCTTTCTTGGTTCAGATTCAGAGGTGGAGAGATTGAGAGCGACGTGGAGGAGAAACTGCAAAAGATGGTATATCAACTTCCTCTTTTAGTGCTGACTTGTAATTGTCATGGTCCTTATCATTGCCTACATTGGGATGCTGATGCTATTGTCTTATAGTGCTCAAATTAACTGCTTTAAGTAATTATTCCGGTTCCAAAAATTACTAGATTTCTCCATTAGCTGGATTTTATATGTAGAAGTCTGGGAACATCCGCACTTAGTTTTTGTTGCCAATCCATAGAATTTTCTCTATGTTTGGTATTTTGAACATTTAAAAGATGAAGGGACTAGGTGGGTAAGGATCTTTTAAGTTTTGCTGAGCTTTTGCTTTTTTCCCCAGTTACGTGTCATCAACTCTGATTTCTATTCGATTCACAGGATGAAAGACAAGCCATTTTCTGAGaatcttgaaaatatattggatGTTCAACTTCATGGACCTTCAAGCATTCAGAAAACTGATCCACAAACTGAATGTGGCATTTGTTATGCACAATATCTTCCGATTGGTAATCCTATATCCGTAAAATAAACCCATTGATATTTTTTGGATGATGGCATTGACTTTGTGATGTCAACGTAGATGATGAACTTGGTGCTAAGAGTGGAAGTGGCACTGATTGTACATGTGAAAATAACAGCTGCAGTAGGGCCTTCCACAGTGTTTGCCTTGGAGATTGGTTGCGTTCCATCACAACAACAAGACAGTACGTTTAGCTCCCTTAtcttaattctgcttatgatgaAAACATATCCTTAACATTTTGTTATTTACTATCTCTTGTTTTCATTATGGGTGCTAGTTCAGTGTTGGAGGGAAAAAGTTTCCTAGGTTAGTTGATTTTATAGCCAGGCCGAGTTAATGCAATCCTTTAGATAAAATAATGTTCTGGGAAGGAACAGATATTGCCAATTGGAGGAGAAGCTAATGAAATGTCTGAGTATTTATCATACCAGTTTATACACTAACGCACCTGATAAGCACTGGAGAAAAGCTAAGTGAATAAGGAGAGATTAGTTAGACAAGATTTTACTTGAACTAATTATAGTGAAAAAAGAAACTCTATATGCTTTTTCAAAAGTAGGCACAGAAACTCTATCTTGAATGAACTTAGTAGGTAAGTCATATTGTTTAATGTTACCATGAAATATGCACTCTTTTCATAATAAGAAGTTctgtttttcaatttcttttttcttttgaatgCCATTGATTACCCTCTAATCCAAATTGACTTCTTGTTGTACGATTATTGTGAgaaaatttaatttgaaaatctTCTAGTGCTAATCTCGGAATATATGGTGGGGAGGGGATAGacattgtttgttttgttttttgaggAATCGTATAGAGAAAATTGTATACAAAGTAAAAGTGAGACCTTTATAATATCTTTTTGTGTTTTGAACAactttttaccttttattttttaccTTCTTTACTTTAATTAAGGAGATATTCCTTTTTCAATTCAGTTATCACATTCATCTGCTCTGTTTGTTTTGCAGGTCATTTGATGTTCTGTTTGGGAATTGTCCATACTGTTCTGATCCAATTGCTgtcaaaatcaatactaggaagTAAAATAGTAAGTTACCCCTGTCAAATATTTGAGGTAATTTAGCTCGCTGTGCACAGATTACTTCGAGTGATAGAGAAGGCTGGAGATTTAGGGGAACATTACTTTGTTCGACCACCTCTCCATTTTGCATAGTGAATGTGAAACTTCTTTAGACAATATTAAATCTGCATAGAGAAGATGTTGCTTTCAAGTATGAGCAGCACTTTGTTTGAGTCGATTAGTCATGAATATGATTTGCATTTGTCATTCAGTGATGTGGAACAACCTAGTAagtgaaacaacaacaacaaacccattgTAATCCCCCCTCacaaagtggggtctggagagggtagtgtgtacgcagaccttacccttatctTGTGTAGGTAGAGAGGTCGtctccgatagaccctcggctcaagaaaagatgaaaaagaagcaGAAACTAGTAAGTGAAACAAggtaaactaatttttttttgctTCATGAAGTTTGTCCTGCTATTATATCATGATCGTCCTCATAATATGGAGGGTTTTGCACTAGTTGAGCATATATCAAGACACATTTAGTCAAAACTATTATTTTTGGGCCAGTTAGCGCTCACGGTTTGATACTTGGTGGATAATAGGTCAGTTCCAGTttaattgtaatgacccgacttgtcgttttaagaatttacgccccgttcagtggcttaaggtctcgaaaagttttgtaatatgtattatgacccgtgggtctggtcgagtttgattttcggaatttaattaaaagaacaattcttatttagaagcttaaatggaaagagttgatcggagagttgacttttgagcaaacgaccccgaaatgaaatttcgatgatggcaataacttcgtatgatgaatttggacttaggcgtatgttcagatttggatttggaagtccgtaggacaattcgacacattttggcaaaagttgaaaaatataagattttggaaaagtccgaccgaagggtgaattttttataacaaggtcggatttcgatttcggaaatgggaatagctcccttacgtcaattatgacctgtgtgcaaaatttgaagtcattccggattgatttgatacgtttcggcgcaaaatatagaagttgaaagatttgaaaacttataattcgattcgatgcgcgattcgtaattccggcgttgtttgatgtagtttgaagcctcgactaagttcttattgtattttgggacatgttggtataattggttgaggtctcgggggcctcgggtggatttcggaaggttaacggagcaATTCGGACTTGGAAGAAGCTGCTGGATTCGCACCTGTGGAattttgggcgcaggtgcgacctcgcagaagcgaggattTCGTCGCAGAAGCGAGCTGGGCAGAGCTGGAGGAAGGTCGCAGATGCAGAcaaccttccgcacctgcgcaatCGCAGGTGTGATGTTTTCTACGCAGATGCGACGAGTCAGCGCAAAAGCGGAATTTGTTGCGCACCTGCgatcatcgcagaagcggaaatagctccgcaggtgcgagcttgtgGCTGGGCAGTGATCATCGCAGATGCGCATcttggctcgcaaaagcgaggccgCATATGCGGAAAATTAGTTCGCAtgtgcgaaactgggcagaatgttaaggaccaaaaatggtcatttcgccatttttcgattgagattttggagctcgatttttggacgattttggaggagttcttcaagACTTTGACTtgagtaagtgttctatatcataaagtgattatatttcatgaatctatgattatattcatcatttaattcggatttaatggagaaaaaatcaagatttttgtaaaatcttccaaaaatgaaaaatttaagatttggaagtcgaattattggaattcgataaaattggtgtggttgaactcgtattggaatgggtgttcggatttaatgaaaattatgtcgggttccgagaggcgagtcccgcgttgacttttgttgactttttgggataaatttttaagtcgacgtattattatctgaaattatttccgacgaattttaatggagttatacaattaatttggatagatttgagctgtctggaggtcaattcaagcaagaaggttattttggaatattggcctaacttcaaaaaggtaagtatctttcttAACCTCGaatgggggaattaccccttaggcattgagtcttatgtgccatttgtgaaatgtgaaaaaccgtgtacgcgaggtgacgagtacgtactcgggcttatacgtgcaaaattcattgaattaaagtcttggcattattgtgtagtaaattgggaaattatgaaaaattattaaatcatctgtttgccatgcctaaatccttattgttgaatttgtttttatatgataattttatgtgattgttacttgaaatattcaTGAAATTTCGTGAGTGTTGTTGctttaatatttcttggatattaattccaatatgaattttcttatgcaaataattaatttatgcgagtttaagaataagtgttattataattatttaaatttgcATAAATGAAgattttgctttatgctgagtaatttctatctctattgattgttttatGCTGattaatttctatctctattgattatttttaagtgttatatacattgtgtggagccttgggctatttgttgtgaagttaattaattttgttatatttttggaatttggttgtggccattgggtaaattgtgatatgaattgattttattatattgtcgtgttaatttcccgtgtaaattgttgtattgtgtgagttactattttggggagataagggttgcatttcaccgttgatattatgtgggtataacggtggcatttcattgttgttgtgtttgttgaaatattgtctgggcggagcggtaagggtggctatatgagcgataagggtggcaatatgagaGATAAtgatggctattgatattgtctgggcggagcgataagggtggctataggagtgataagggtggcaaaatgagcgataaaggtggctataggagcgataagggtgactattgtcagggacgatatgtgatgatgtggaattgtgatgttgataattttcatgtgatgtgattttcttgtgtttatttctataccttgtgcaacttgtcttcttgttggtaaattgataacaatctgatttatgttgaatttgagagcctgtggctattgccaggcagattataaaatgaaatgtgggaacgaggtgccgtgagtaaataatgagaataattggcatgtgaattgtccgtacagttgtgatatgaaatgagggcacgaggtgtcgggaaaatatgatgatttaatcatgggcacgaggtgccgtgaaaatatgaaaatgggctgagacctgtgtttacgaaaatatgaaaatgggttgagacccgtatt comes from the Nicotiana tabacum cultivar K326 chromosome 14, ASM71507v2, whole genome shotgun sequence genome and includes:
- the LOC107795080 gene encoding uncharacterized protein LOC107795080 isoform X1, coding for MEYVDQNRCRQLAKSSSFYRRIYSEVEEIGWEHLVRLGEDLRLLSFRMMDKNGRVHIVQITLDGIYPNQPPSISADVPYLFNVEWSINSRLKDVIQQFQQHMDKLQEFWSTMDDIDHSLLVSDLRYPHRALSHRQLNISNDCHIMLCIDANDPTSLPDCRFLGSDSEVERLRATWRRNCKRWMKDKPFSENLENILDVQLHGPSSIQKTDPQTECGICYAQYLPIDDELGAKSGSGTDCTCENNSCSRAFHSVCLGDWLRSITTTRQSFDVLFGNCPYCSDPIAVKINTRK
- the LOC107795080 gene encoding uncharacterized protein LOC107795080 isoform X2, coding for MLNVEEIGWEHLVRLGEDLRLLSFRMMDKNGRVHIVQITLDGIYPNQPPSISADVPYLFNVEWSINSRLKDVIQQFQQHMDKLQEFWSTMDDIDHSLLVSDLRYPHRALSHRQLNISNDCHIMLCIDANDPTSLPDCRFLGSDSEVERLRATWRRNCKRWMKDKPFSENLENILDVQLHGPSSIQKTDPQTECGICYAQYLPIDDELGAKSGSGTDCTCENNSCSRAFHSVCLGDWLRSITTTRQSFDVLFGNCPYCSDPIAVKINTRK